The Camelina sativa cultivar DH55 chromosome 16, Cs, whole genome shotgun sequence sequence ttttgtttgattcttgtgtAATCATGTCTCGGCTTTGTATAACGTTTGTTCAGATGATTTTGCAACAATACATGGATCCGGTTTGGCTTGAGAACTCATTTCCTTTGTGGGTACAAAAATGTAACAATGCAGTGAATGCCGAGAGTATTGAATTGCTGAATGAGGTTAATGACTTCACCAGAGGCTGATTGTGTATTGTTtagacatgttttttttttgtaactaagtTCACTTTATCTTGTTGTGTGTTTAGGAGTTTGAGAATTGTATCAAGTGGAATGAAGTGAAATCACTTTCTGAGACGCCAGTGCTACCAATGGTGTTGTCAGAATGGAAAACGTGGAAGCATGACATTGCGAAATGGTTCTCAATATCTCGCCGTAGTGTTGGCGAGATAGCACAGCAGAATGGTGAAAGCGTGTTTAACTCGGATGTCCAGGCTAGCCGTAAAAGACCAAAACTTGAGATACGACGTGCAGAGGCAACCAACGCATCACAGATTGCTACTGAAGCTTCACCACTAGAATTGACTGCAATTGTTTCGGAACCTTTTGGTTCTCGAGGCAACGCAAATACTCCTGAGGtggtgaaagaagaaaaccagATAACGAATGCACCAACGAATGGTTTGGACCTATGGGATGGCATTGTTGTTGAAGCGAATGGTTCACAGcttatgaaaacaaaagaagttaaTGGATTGTCTCACCCGCAAGACCTACTACACATTAACGAACCAGTTCTGAAGAAACCATTTGGTTCGGGAAATAAGAGTCAGCAATGCACAGCTTTCATTGAATCAAAAGGCAGGCAATGTGTGAGGTGGGCTAATGAAGGTGATGTATATTGTTGTGTGCATTTAGCTTCTCGTTTCACCACCAAGTCTACGAAGAACGAGGGCTCTCCTGCAATTGAGGCACCAATGTGCGGAGGCATTACTGTTCTTGGTACCAAATGCAAGCACCGATCTCTACCCGGTTTGTTGTTCTGCAAGAAACACCGCCCTCAAACAGGGATAGAGAAACCTGATAATTCTTTATCTCTTCCGGCCAAAAGAAAGGTAGCGGAAATCATGTCAGACTTCGAAAATCAATGTCAAGATTTGGTGCCTTTTGGAGAACCAGAAGGTCCATCTTTCGAGAAACATGAGCCCCATGGAGCCACAAGCTTCACTGAGATGTTTGAACATTGTAGCCAAGAGGATAACTTGTGTGTAGGTTCTTGCTCAGAAAACAGTTATGTTCCTTGCAATGAGTTCTCAACAAAGCACTCATTATACTGTGAACAGCACCTTCCTAACTGGCTCAAGCGTGCAAGGAATGGTAAGAGTCGAATCATATCGAAGGAAGTGTTTATAGATCTCTTAAGGGGTTGTTTATCGCGTGAGGAAAAATTGGCTCTACATCAAGCTTGTGATATTTTCTACAAGCTCCTCAAAAGTGTCTTATCTTTAAGAAACTCTGTCCCAATGGAAGTACAGCTTGATTGGGCGAAAGCAGAAGCTTCAAGAAACGCTGACGCTGGAATTGGGGAGTTCTTGATGAAGTTAGTATCCTATGAAAGGGAGAGATTAACTAGGATATGGGGTTTCGGTGCTGGtgctggtgatgatgaagaagatgcatcATTATTGTATGATACATATGCctgtggtgatgatgataatggagaAGAAACTACTGACAAAGACAAATGGTCCTTTAGTGGATTTGCTTGTGCTATTTGCTTAGATTCTTTTGTGAACAGAAAGCTTTTGGAAAGTCATGTGGAGGAGAGACATCACGTGCAGTTTGCGGAAAAGTGTATGCTACTTCAGTGTATTCCTTGTGGCAGCCATTTTGGAGATAAAGATCAGTTGCTATTACATGTGCAAGCTGTGCATCCTTCTGAGTGCAAATCGCTAACAGTTGTTTCTGAGTGCAACTTAACTAATGGTGAGTCTTCTCAGCAACCTGAAGCAGGCAGTTCACAAATTGTGTTGAGCCAAAACAGCGAGAGTGCAAGCGGCGTACATAAATTTGTTTGCAAGTTCTGTGGGATGAAATTCAATTTATTACCTGACCTTGGCCGTCACCATCAAGCTGAACACATGGGACCGAACCTAGTTGGCTCTCGTGGTCCAAAGAAAGGATTAAGGTTTAATACCTACAGGATGAAATCTGGTAGGCTTAGTCGTCCGAATAAGTTCAAGAAAAGTCTTGGAGCAGTCTCATATAGGATTAGAAACCGGGCTGGTGTAaatatgaagaggaggataCAAGGTTCGAAATCTCTCGGCACGGAAGGAAACACTGGAGTATCATCGCCGCTTCCGAGCGATAGTAGAAACGTTGATGGCACAACAGATGCTCATTGCTCTGTGGTTTCGAATATATTGTTGTCAAAGGTTCAGAAAGCGAAACATCGCCCTAATAACCTCGATATCTTGTCTGCTGCTCGATCAGCTTGCTGTAGGGTGAGCCTTGAGAACTCTTTGGAGGCTAAATTCGGGAATTTGCCTGAGCGGATATATCTCAAGGCAGCAAAACTTTGCGGTGAGCAAGGTGTACAGGTGCAATGGCATCAGGAAGGATACATATGCTCTAACGGATGTAAGTCTGTTAAAGACCAAAATCTTCTACGTCCCTTGATCCCGAGACAAGAGAATGATCGATTTGGGGTAGCTATGGAAGCTGGAGAACACTCTAATACTGAGTTGGAAGTGGATGAGTGTCATTGTATCATGGAGGCTCATCATTTTAGTAAGAGACCGTTTGGAAATACTACCGTTTTGTGCAACGACTTAAGCTGTGGTAAGGAAGCTGTTCCAATTTGTGTCGTCGATGATGGTCTTTTGAATTCCGAAAAGCCGCAAGAGAAGCCTTGGGAAAGCTTTATTTATGTTACAAAATCAATACTTCATCCGTCAATGGATCTCGTAAAGGAGGTATTTTTACTTGTTGTAGCTCTGTCGTATCCTTGAAACAGAATTGTGACTCCATGTTGTAACTTTGTTCTTTTGTCCGCTGTTTATGATGCAGAATCTGCAGCTCAGGTGTGGATGTCGCAGTTCAGTGTGCTCGCCTGTAACTTGTGATCACGTATACCTTTTCAGTAACGATTTTGAGGACGCTAGAGACATATATGGAAAACCCATGAGGTTTAGATTCCCATATGATGAGAAACAACGGATCATTTTGGAGGTAATCTTGTTACTACTTGACATCATATTCGTTGGTCCTCTTTTCTCTGGCATAACATCACATGATTGTTGTTGTCAATTCTGAAAATGTTACAGGAAGGTTATCCTGTTTATGAATGCAATGAGTTCTGTGGATGCTCAAGAACATGTCAGAATCGGGTTTTGCAGAATGGAGTTCACGTTAAACTAGAAGTGTTTAGAACTGAAAGCAAGGTGTGATCCTTTTACAGTCATTGTCGTTTTATCCGTCTCTCTTACTTCAATTCCGATATCCATGACTTGGTTGATCCACAGGGATGGGGATTGAGAGCTTGTGAACATATACTGCGTGGCACATTTGTTTGTGAATACATTGGGGAGGTTATTGATCTGcaagaagcaaacaagaggCGAAACCTGTACGTAGcatttttgatgatattttcgCCTTTTTGTACGTAGCAAAACTTAAAATTCTGCTATTGATTTCATAGGTATGGAAAAGAAGGTTGCAGCTACATACAGGAAATTGATGCTAATATGAACGATATCGGTAGATTGATCGAAGGAGAGTCCGATTATGTTATTGATGCTACTACTCACGGCAACATCGCTCGATACATTAATCACAGGtgtgtaaaacaaaactaaaacttttgcATTATACTACTGCTACATAGACTGTTGATTTTGTAATCTGGTTTCATCTCTAGCTGCTCGCCAAATCTCGTTAATCACCAAGTTATTGTGGATAGCATGGAATCCCCGCTGGCTCATATCGGTCTATATGCCAGTATGGATGTAaggctcttcttctttcttgcttGAAAGAAGTATCAAAGTGTTGAACTGAACTGATTCTTTGTTATGCGTGTAAAACAGATAGCTGCAGGAGAAGAGATCACTCGAGACTATGGTCGCAGACTGGTAACATCTGGACAAGAAACTGAGCATCCTTGTCATTGTAAAGCAACTAACTGCAGAGGTAGTTTGTTGTGTTAGATTTTGGTTCCTAGGAACATTCTTTgcagatttgttttaataagtAGTTTCcttcagacttttttttttttaccttttttccCATTGAACCTGTAGACAGCTTTGGTTTATTCATTCTGTTTAGTCTCCTTCAAGCTTTTACCTTTTTTCTCTCCATTGAATCTTTGATCAAATCTTGATTTTTCCTTTCATAACTGTGAAGAACCAAAAGGGAATTCCATAGCCAAAGATTACCATTGCAACCATACCTGAAATCATCAAAAGAACCAatcaaagtttgaaactttttctAAAGATTggaatctttcttcttcttgttcttaccAAAGTCAATGGGTTTTGTGGAAGAAGCTTGTAGTTGCAGAACCATTGAAGCTACGACCAAACCACTTCCAATCTTCTCTCTAACCACTCTATGAGTAAGATCCAAAGACAAGACTCCAACTTTCTCTGTTATCACATCCTCTGCAACAACTTTAACTAACAAGAACAGACCCAAGCCTAAAGCTGTTCTCACCATcatttgtttgattcttctcGACTTAGATATTCTTCTTTTGCAGTTGATCAGGTTAACAACACAGGCAAGTGTGTATAGAGGAAACCAGAAGTACCAATCTACAGAAACACAGACAAAAAATGAAAGTTTACATAATCTTGTTAAAGAGATCATAGAAGAAGTAAAcaaacaagttttgtttttgagtaCCAGGATCATTAAGCTGGACAGATGCAGAATAAGCAAACAAAAACGCCATTAGCAGACAGCAAAATCTAAACAGGTTTCTGGGTTTTGTCATATCTTCCTTAAGATTTCTGGATCTTTAAGCTCAGATCAAACTTAGATCGTAGCCTCCTCGtatgttatgacttatgagataCTTCTGACGCGTCTGCTAAATCATATATCGATAACCGACACAGAACCTAAAAACCCGGTTCTTTGGTATGTTTCGGTTCTCGTTGATGATTGTCCCACAAAGCCCataggatttttctttgtttcttactttctttCGCAATAGTTTGGCTTCAAATTTGTCTCCAATATTAAAGTttctctaaaataaaataaaatttgacttttttttttcctatttcaAAAAAGCTCTATGGAGAGTTTTCTTGATATGTTTCATTTGTTGTCTTTGAATGACTCTAATATGaaccttttcttgttttttacaTTCTCCAATTTTATCATTCTACTTATGTGAATGTGCAAAAATTACTACTTCTacacatacattttatttggtAGTGTACAAAACTATACATCTCTACATATATTCACAACGAAATTACTACTTATGTGAGATGTATAGTTTTGCACACTAACAAATAAAATGTGGATGTATAATATATGAGGGCACACTTCACATACCATGAACATATAAGACAACAAAAAGATACGGGCCTATCCTCTGTAATTAATTATTCCAACAAATAGTGCACCATCACTGTTCTCCAATCATTCTATTCTCTACCCAATTCATTTATTGcatagtaaatttttttatattgatgcacacatatttattttgttgacacATGTAATGTTGTATTTGTAGTTTGAAACTTTCACTCATAGGCATAGCTAGCTAGCATTGTGTTATATACatccatatattttaattttttaacgtGTTCTCAGTATACGAAataaatatttccaaaaataaactAAGTTCGACATTTAGGCATATGTTCATAAGTAATTATGTATGTGAGGTCGAGAATATAAACCATTTTGATACGATTGGTTTTAGTGAGGGGACCTATTAATTTGGTCATAAAAGTATGGTTGTATGTGATGGGGTACTCATCGGATTCGGCGATCGCTAAATTCTGTAATGCCATGGCCCCAAAGCCCAATACCATTCAAATGGGACCGACCTCTCTTCTCATTCTTAGACCGGAGAAAGTCGTAGGACCCCAACCCCCACAAGTTGGTTTAATCTTCTTCTATTCCAATCCATTCAATTCTAATTGCTAGAACTGAAGCACGATATGAAATTTAAGTGTTTCGAACCCCAAAAAGATCTTCTATGAAAAGaatgtaagatatatatttatactgaATCTAAATTTGGACACGTAATTTGACCTAATTTAGTGAAAAATTTGGTAGAAAATTGCAAGTGTAGATAAAGGTACGTACTCAGGGAGAGATTACTGATGAACATCAACCATTATTTGTCATATTGTTCAAATGCTATTTTGATTAGTAACGTCAAACCTTTTCtcttataatgttttttactctttcatcagatttttctcaattattcatttatttgaGTGTCTAACACCCCCCCCCCCCAGAATAACTATCGGTTAAATAAACCGGTTTGATATATTGTCAAATTATGTCTAAAACGACTTCAAAACCAGCAAAATGAACATACtgtaattaatttcataaatgTGATTTATACTAGAAAATaacatgtgtatttttttttgtgattcaaGTAAATAGTTGACGTGATATAATGTAACATATGTCATCCGAGAAAATAGTATGTTAATTGTTGTTAAAAAATTGGGtgaaatatatgttatttagaacaaaattatgataaatgaacaaatcatttttatctgatatattttttaagcaAATGTGAGGTTAAAATTTGGGTACCTAGCTAGTGTATAGTTTCCAtaagtattaattaaattatttctatagATGAAATAAGAAGTAtggatgaagaaaaaaagagattttgttaGAAATATCCTTTCTATgatattgtttttcaaaaataccattttctgaacattttcagttttatcattttttacacaattaaaatatgttaaattcattaaaaaaaaaaatttggtttaagttctcaattttacatttaggatatagttttgagggcgtaaggtttagtattttgagCTTAGAgcttagaatttagttattttatacattgaaaaagatatttttgaaaatggacaacataaaaatatatttttgaaaaatgacaagggatatttttgaaaatcgcacaagaaaaaaaaatatatatatacaaattacaGAAATGAGTTTCATCATAACTCACACTTAACAGTTTTtaacaaataatcaaacttttcatccaaaaacattaaaaccgAATCGATAATTTTTCAAATCTGATAATTACTTatacttgtttttatttataataaagagAATGACCCAatcaatagttttatttaaccaaaaaaaaaacaaaaatagtacgCAGCgttctttgtatatatatatatatatgtggaaaTCACAGAATTTGCTAACATTTTTCAAGGCCAGCTTAACCACTAATGCACATGGAAAATGTAAAATTTCAagagattaactatatatatatatatacatatatattaatatatataaaaaataatgtatgcaTGACAGAAGTTCCACCATGCGATTCATGCGTGcagtataaattataaacatgaCATTGACACAGAGACTGTCAATGTATTCGACAGCAAATATATACAAACGCTTGCGTATGGATCATTAAAAGGCAGAGGCCCTCCAGTATTAAAATCAAGAATCTTACACTCATGcatatttgattttcttgtcaCGTTCAGATCTgcattgatatttttcttttaacaaaggacaaaataaattgttatattgtatttttgtataccagccaaaaaataataatgaattaaaccataaatcagtatatgaaaattttccattttatataatattcttttataAGAGTATGGTAGATATTGGACAGTGGTCAGACAAGAAGGGTTAACAATTGGACCACTAAAATAGGAATAAATGTATTTAGGCTTCTAATGGCAACATGTGCAACAGCTGCCAAAGAAATGATGTGCAGTTTTAATTAAttctaactttatatatataactgatatttttatcaaatcattactttttttttggtaaaatattttttaacttgaTATACATTACCTTCGTTTAGTCATTAAAACACAAAACGgaatgttgacaaaaaacaaaacaaaaaaaacaaaacggaaTAGTTTAAGACGAAAATTATTTCACTAAATCATTACTATATGTTCAAGTGTAATTGTTGTCTTGTTGTCATTTTCATTTACTTCAACGACCGCTGAAGTTAAATAAAGTGCACAGTATAAGGAATGNaaaaaaaaaaaaaaaaaaaaaaaaaaaaaaaaaaaggaatgatcGTAGTAATCAGGATCGAACACAAGTAGAATCAATCAACCTCCTAGAGTCCTAGGCCTAAGTAAAAGAGAACTACTTTTTAAGAGtgaggaaaaaaacaagattaaggGTAAAACATGTGTATTTTTGTGTGATTATAAATAAAGGTGAGACTtaagaaactatatatacacTAGAACCCCAAATTTTAACCTCTCATTTCCagaaattcattatatatttggaATTAGGTGACACGTAGATGTcttgtttacaaaaattatatattgaagTAACTTTTAAGGGAACCcttttagaaataaattaagtaagaagtccctattttatatttttttttctataaaaaagcAATGTGTAGCACCATGGCGATGAGCTTAAATGCCCCTTTGTGGAAACTAAACGTCTCTGTCTCGATTGAGATAGCCCCAATATGACATGTAACCAAACCTTTGGAGTTCTAGCtagggaaatttttttttgttagagaaaaaaaaacagaactcaAAAATATCTTCATCGAACAATATTATTGTTTCTATTTAAACAAGATGTCAcgttttaaagtttaaactataaatataaaaataatgcaATTGTTAATACGTCAATAGTGcaccaaatatattttgttgcCATTACTAAATTAAGGAGTACATAGTTGTAGTAAGTAGGGATAGTTGAGatgattaaattgattaaaCAAGCAAAGTGATTTGACTTAAATGGAACATTGGCACTTTCCTACGACTGTTATCGTTTATTAGTAAAACCAAATGGAAGAATCCAATAAATGCTATATcacaaaatttagttttagaaacaccaaaaaattgcagaaacataataatatcaatttcaGAGAAgaatatgataaaaatatgtgcataattgtatatatatattataactttgGTGGCTAGCTAGGATAATAGTTGATATAtgtatctctcttcttcttacgacagaaaagacagaaaaaaaatgaaaagaaatttaaaagtatgtgaagagactaaaaacatatatagataaaacaaaaaatgtattcACTATAATTTGGATTAATAAATTTGAGAAACGACGAAGACTAAAAATCTCCAAAGTCTCTAACGGAGAAAGGAGTGTTCTTATCAGGAATATTGCCAGAGTGGCGTAGACCAAGCGTAAGTGACACGTCACCAGGCTGTTTGGTGCCGAATCTTATGTCGTTCACACCATCGTCGACGTGGAAGTCACTGACGTCTTGCTGACACGTGGTGACGGTGAAGGCGTCTGAGCCGCCGTGAGAAGCGGCGGCGACGGAAGGGAGGAGGAATGAAGAGTCGCTATCGTGATGTGTCGATGTCATCGTCGTTGGAGTTTGTGCGGTTATGACAGTGAAGttgttttcattgttgttgGGTTTCGTGtcgttgttgtttgtttgttgctgtcttctttgttgttgattttcattttcttccgcttcttcttctctttcttttgcttcttgttgatACATCTCTTCAACCATTGGTTTCCATAGACGAACCCTAGCATTTATGAACCAATTTGACACCtgaaaattgaacaaaattaatcaaaattgtCATTAATATCCATGCAAAAAGGTtaacttttagtattttttacttattttgattaatgtattttacaagattaACATTTTACAACGACACTTATTTTAAATCAGAAAGAATGTCAAAACACAATTTGAAAGGGATGTGAACTATAATGGATAGATAAGCCAAGTGTATTAAATTTGGGATGTACATAATAGTAGAAAGACTGTGAAATGAAAGCTAGTACTGTCTTTGTGCTGAGTATttacgtctctctctctctctctcctatgTTTTGTatacttgtgtgtgtgtgtgcgcgtATGAtgtattaaatgtaaaaaaacgAAACCCAAGAAAAATGATTTCATCATATTCAAAATCCATGCAAGAGAAATAAACATGAGGCCACGATCATGTCAGATTTTGCATGATGAAATGATTGATATATATGGTAAATTGTGAATTAATTGCaacatgtaaatgaataatTAAAAGGGTTCTTGTATATGATCAGTATTAAACATAAATATGTATCTATACAGATAAAGGCTGACCTGATTTCTGGATAAACCAGTCTGTCGTGCTAAGAGGTGCTTATCAGCATCGCTTGGGTACCTGAGAAAGAGACCAGANTTGCTGTCttctttgttgttgattttcattttcttccgcttcttcttctctttcttttgcttcttgttgatACATCTCTTCAACCATTGGTTTCCATAGACGAACCCTAGCATTTATGAACCAATTTGACACCtgaaaattgaacaaaattaatcaaaattttcactttaatttcaatgaaaattgaacaaaattaatcaaaattgtCATTATATCCATGCAATAAGGTtaacttttagtattttttacttattttgattaatgtattttacaagattaACATTTTATAACGACACTTATTTTAAAATCAGAAAGAATGTCAAAACACAATTTGAAAGGGCTGATGAACTATAATGGATAGATAAGCCAAGTGTATTAAATTTGGGATGTACATAGTAGTAGTTAATATGTACAAGACTGTGAAATGAAAGCTTCAAACTTTCATGTACTTGAGAAATACTAGTACTGTCTTTGTGCTGAGTATttacgtctctctctctctctcctatgTTTTGTAtacttgtgtgtgtgtgcgtatgatgtattaaatgtaaaaaaacgAAACCCAAGAAAAATGATTTCATCATATTCAAAATCCATGCAAGAGAAATAAACATGAGGCCACGATCATGTCAGATTTTGCATGATGAAATGATTGATATATATGGTAAATTGTGAATTAATTGCaacatgtaaatga is a genomic window containing:
- the LOC104752005 gene encoding uncharacterized protein LOC104752005, with protein sequence MTKPRNLFRFCCLLMAFLFAYSASVQLNDPDWYFWFPLYTLACVVNLINCKRRISKSRRIKQMMVRTALGLGLFLLVKVVAEDVITEKVGVLSLDLTHRVVREKIGSGLVVASMVLQLQASSTKPIDFGMVAMVIFGYGIPFWFFTVMKGKIKI
- the LOC104752006 gene encoding histone-lysine N-methyltransferase SUVR5-like, whose product is MEVEMDELVLDVDVEEATEMDALVKSELEDDVNAVKPSTDSVSVMEVTGNSGEAEGESSPPSEPKWLQQDEPIALWVKWRGKWQAGIRCAKADWPLSTLRGKPTHGRKKYCVIFFPHTKNHSWADMQLVRSINEFPDPIAYKSHKVGLKLVKDLTAARRYIMRKLTVGMFNIVDQFPLEVVAEGARDIIIWKEFAMGATRSTSYHDLGIMLVKLHSMILQQYMDPVWLENSFPLWVQKCNNAVNAESIELLNEEFENCIKWNEVKSLSETPVLPMVLSEWKTWKHDIAKWFSISRRSVGEIAQQNGESVFNSDVQASRKRPKLEIRRAEATNASQIATEASPLELTAIVSEPFGSRGNANTPEVVKEENQITNAPTNGLDLWDGIVVEANGSQLMKTKEVNGLSHPQDLLHINEPVLKKPFGSGNKSQQCTAFIESKGRQCVRWANEGDVYCCVHLASRFTTKSTKNEGSPAIEAPMCGGITVLGTKCKHRSLPGLLFCKKHRPQTGIEKPDNSLSLPAKRKVAEIMSDFENQCQDLVPFGEPEGPSFEKHEPHGATSFTEMFEHCSQEDNLCVGSCSENSYVPCNEFSTKHSLYCEQHLPNWLKRARNGKSRIISKEVFIDLLRGCLSREEKLALHQACDIFYKLLKSVLSLRNSVPMEVQLDWAKAEASRNADAGIGEFLMKLVSYERERLTRIWGFGAGAGDDEEDASLLYDTYACGDDDNGEETTDKDKWSFSGFACAICLDSFVNRKLLESHVEERHHVQFAEKCMLLQCIPCGSHFGDKDQLLLHVQAVHPSECKSLTVVSECNLTNGESSQQPEAGSSQIVLSQNSESASGVHKFVCKFCGMKFNLLPDLGRHHQAEHMGPNLVGSRGPKKGLRFNTYRMKSGRLSRPNKFKKSLGAVSYRIRNRAGVNMKRRIQGSKSLGTEGNTGVSSPLPSDSRNVDGTTDAHCSVVSNILLSKVQKAKHRPNNLDILSAARSACCRVSLENSLEAKFGNLPERIYLKAAKLCGEQGVQVQWHQEGYICSNGCKSVKDQNLLRPLIPRQENDRFGVAMEAGEHSNTELEVDECHCIMEAHHFSKRPFGNTTVLCNDLSCGKEAVPICVVDDGLLNSEKPQEKPWESFIYVTKSILHPSMDLVKENLQLRCGCRSSVCSPVTCDHVYLFSNDFEDARDIYGKPMRFRFPYDEKQRIILEEGYPVYECNEFCGCSRTCQNRVLQNGVHVKLEVFRTESKGWGLRACEHILRGTFVCEYIGEVIDLQEANKRRNLYGKEGCSYIQEIDANMNDIGRLIEGESDYVIDATTHGNIARYINHSCSPNLVNHQVIVDSMESPLAHIGLYASMDIAAGEEITRDYGRRLVTSGQETEHPCHCKATNCRGSLLC